Proteins encoded in a region of the Blattabacteriaceae bacterium genome:
- a CDS encoding Holliday junction DNA helicase RuvB C-terminal domain-containing protein, which yields DKMGLNKLDMHYLRFLFNTSGPVGIDTISIALSEDVGNIEETVEPYLIKISFVKRTPRGRVLTDQAKEYLSFQH from the coding sequence GACAAAATGGGACTCAATAAACTTGATATGCATTATCTAAGATTTTTATTCAACACTTCAGGCCCTGTTGGAATTGACACTATATCTATTGCGCTATCTGAGGATGTTGGCAATATTGAAGAAACAGTAGAACCTTATTTAATCAAAATTAGTTTTGTAAAGCGCACACCAAGAGGACGCGTTCTAACCGACCAAGCAAAGGAGTATTTGAGCTTTCAACATTAA
- a CDS encoding IS110 family transposase codes for MRYIGVDLHTNSFTVCYLEQEKPEYIKTFRLQDLDNFIKDLQETDEVAFEATGNSCFFYDEVSPYVKRAVIIAPGQFEIVRRSVNKTDKHDARAIAFFLSKDMLPEAKCKSKQCQQLASLLKTRDQLVKSRVSLINKMHGLFNYHGIKIKKEVLTTKVGFERSIQKHNWELLEKVEIEVINSNLEVIRESLKKLEKEIIAFAKQLPGFNGLISIKGIGAISAAVFVATIGDINNFSNPEKLTAYFGVVPRVSQSNQQCTIGRITKRGPKIGRTSLVQCTWIAIRYSPYLRSFYEHVKKKRGAAKAIIATARKFLTTIFYTLKNNWVFKDFTKFEFFTGQQS; via the coding sequence ATGCGTTATATAGGTGTTGATTTACACACTAATAGTTTTACTGTTTGTTATTTAGAACAGGAAAAACCAGAGTATATTAAAACATTTCGCTTACAGGATTTAGATAATTTTATTAAAGATCTTCAAGAAACAGATGAAGTAGCTTTTGAGGCAACAGGTAATAGCTGTTTCTTCTATGATGAAGTGTCACCTTACGTTAAGCGTGCGGTAATAATTGCTCCCGGACAGTTTGAAATTGTTCGCCGTTCTGTGAACAAAACAGACAAACACGATGCAAGAGCTATTGCTTTTTTTCTAAGCAAAGATATGCTACCTGAAGCGAAATGCAAAAGCAAACAATGCCAACAGTTAGCTTCTCTTCTTAAAACAAGAGATCAGTTAGTAAAATCACGGGTATCTTTAATCAATAAAATGCATGGTCTTTTTAATTACCACGGGATCAAGATTAAAAAGGAAGTACTTACAACTAAAGTGGGATTTGAGCGTTCTATTCAGAAGCATAATTGGGAGCTTTTAGAAAAGGTCGAAATTGAAGTGATTAACAGTAATCTGGAAGTCATTCGAGAAAGTCTCAAAAAACTTGAAAAGGAAATTATAGCTTTTGCTAAACAACTTCCAGGATTTAATGGTCTCATCAGCATTAAAGGTATTGGTGCAATTTCTGCAGCAGTTTTTGTTGCAACAATTGGTGATATTAACAATTTTAGTAATCCTGAAAAACTTACAGCTTATTTTGGAGTTGTACCGCGAGTTTCTCAATCTAATCAACAGTGTACAATTGGAAGGATTACCAAACGTGGACCAAAAATAGGACGTACTTCTTTAGTGCAGTGTACTTGGATTGCTATACGTTATAGCCCTTATTTGAGAAGTTTTTACGAGCATGTGAAAAAAAAGCGTGGTGCTGCTAAGGCTATTATTGCAACTGCTAGGAAGTTTCTAACAACTATTTTCTATACTCTTAAAAACAACTGGGTTTTCAAAGATTTTACAAAATTTGAATTTTTTACTGGACAGCAATCATAG